One Halomonas sp. M4R1S46 genomic window carries:
- a CDS encoding DUF2282 domain-containing protein has protein sequence MKRSTMMAAVLTTALAQAGTMAAAQAAGDSEAMEKCYGVALAGQNDCKAGPGTTCAGTSTVDYQGNAWKLVPEGTCTSIETPHGNGSLTEIDRP, from the coding sequence ATGAAGCGTTCCACCATGATGGCCGCCGTCCTCACCACCGCCCTGGCCCAGGCCGGCACCATGGCCGCCGCCCAGGCCGCCGGCGACTCGGAAGCGATGGAGAAGTGCTATGGCGTGGCTCTCGCCGGCCAGAACGACTGCAAGGCGGGACCGGGCACCACCTGCGCCGGCACCTCCACCGTGGACTACCAGGGCAATGCCTGGAAGCTGGTCCCGGAAGGCACCTGCACCAGCATCGAGACGCCCCACGGCAACGGCAGCCTGACCGAGATCGACCGCCCCTGA
- a CDS encoding 4'-phosphopantetheinyl transferase superfamily protein, whose amino-acid sequence MLSPREAPTLHLVIARVSPGRDRDAPSRRGRELLSRLARRRGLDCPVHGWSPRGSGPPCHPALPTGLHAALSHRDDRVVAGLADCPVGLDLEHARTRHARRLAALVARLPEPEVRRAILAAEDPPAAFYRAWTLHEALFKLASLAERPPAAVLATRLETLTAEQGPRAWQWQDDDWTLSLCTHATDLRIVAPAALSLTPLTAASLI is encoded by the coding sequence GTGCTGAGTCCCCGCGAGGCGCCGACGCTGCACCTGGTGATAGCGCGGGTGTCTCCCGGCCGGGACCGCGACGCGCCCTCGCGGCGAGGGCGCGAGCTGCTCAGCCGCCTGGCACGGCGCCGCGGCCTGGACTGCCCGGTGCACGGCTGGTCGCCCCGGGGCTCGGGGCCGCCATGCCACCCCGCCCTGCCGACCGGCCTTCACGCGGCCCTGAGCCATCGCGACGACCGGGTCGTGGCGGGGCTCGCCGACTGTCCCGTCGGCCTCGACCTGGAGCATGCCCGGACCCGCCATGCCAGGCGCCTGGCGGCGCTGGTCGCCCGACTGCCCGAGCCCGAGGTGCGTCGGGCCATCCTCGCCGCCGAGGATCCGCCGGCGGCCTTCTACCGGGCCTGGACCCTCCACGAGGCACTCTTCAAGCTGGCGAGTCTCGCCGAGCGGCCGCCGGCCGCGGTGCTCGCCACTCGCCTGGAGACACTGACCGCCGAACAGGGGCCCCGCGCCTGGCAATGGCAGGACGACGACTGGACCCTGAGCCTCTGCACCCATGCCACGGATCTGCGGATAGTCGCACCAGCGGCGCTGTCGCTGACGCCTCTGACGGCGGCTAGCCTCATCTGA
- a CDS encoding TraR/DksA family transcriptional regulator, producing MLTGKGENVFRVCLPVPHSLPMEPKMNHPDLNMATVTARLMAMRDALREESADSRDARETVMLDQSSVGRLSRMDALQGQAMAKAEEERRQLTLTRIASALARIERGEYGACIACGEWIAARRLEGDPVVLKCIDCAE from the coding sequence ATGCTTACAGGTAAGGGCGAGAACGTATTCCGGGTGTGCCTGCCCGTGCCGCACTCCCTGCCCATGGAGCCGAAGATGAACCATCCCGACCTGAACATGGCGACCGTCACCGCACGGCTGATGGCGATGCGTGACGCCCTGCGCGAGGAAAGCGCCGACAGTCGCGATGCCCGCGAGACCGTGATGCTGGATCAGTCCTCGGTGGGGCGGTTGTCGCGCATGGATGCCCTCCAGGGCCAGGCGATGGCCAAGGCCGAGGAGGAGCGCCGTCAGCTGACCCTGACGCGCATCGCCTCGGCCCTGGCGCGGATCGAGCGGGGCGAGTACGGAGCATGCATCGCCTGTGGCGAGTGGATCGCGGCCCGGCGCCTGGAGGGAGATCCCGTGGTGTTGAAGTGTATCGATTGTGCCGAATAG
- the fabG gene encoding 3-oxoacyl-ACP reductase FabG, which yields MNDSILITGSSRGIGRAIALRLARDGFDVVVHARRPSADAEAVVAQVRRAGGRARLLCFDVADRETARRVLEDDVAAHGAYYGLVCNAGIAADATFAAMTDEAWDSVLHTHLDGFHNVVKPLVLPLVRRRAPGRIVVMSSVSGLMGNRGQVNYSAAKAGLIGAAKALAVELASRGITVNCVAPGLIDTGMAEERLDAATLGQIPMRRAGSPDEVAALVSFLCSGEAGYITRQVFAVNGGLC from the coding sequence ATGAACGACAGCATCCTGATTACCGGCTCCAGCCGCGGCATCGGCCGCGCCATCGCCCTGCGCCTGGCTCGCGACGGCTTCGACGTGGTGGTGCACGCCCGCCGCCCCTCGGCCGACGCCGAGGCCGTGGTGGCGCAGGTGCGCCGGGCGGGCGGCCGGGCCCGCCTGCTGTGCTTCGATGTCGCCGACCGCGAGACCGCGCGCCGCGTCCTGGAGGACGACGTCGCGGCCCACGGCGCCTACTACGGCCTGGTGTGCAACGCCGGGATCGCCGCCGACGCCACCTTCGCGGCCATGACCGACGAGGCCTGGGACAGCGTTCTGCACACCCACCTCGACGGCTTCCACAACGTGGTCAAGCCGCTGGTCCTGCCGCTGGTGCGGCGCCGGGCCCCGGGCCGGATCGTGGTGATGTCGTCGGTTTCGGGGCTGATGGGCAACCGTGGCCAGGTCAACTACAGCGCCGCCAAGGCCGGCCTGATCGGCGCGGCCAAGGCCCTGGCCGTGGAACTGGCCAGCCGCGGGATCACCGTGAACTGCGTGGCGCCCGGGCTGATCGACACCGGCATGGCCGAGGAGCGGCTGGATGCGGCGACCCTCGGCCAGATTCCCATGCGCCGGGCCGGCAGCCCCGACGAGGTCGCCGCCCTGGTGAGCTTCCTGTGCTCCGGCGAGGCGGGCTACATCACCCGCCAGGTGTTCGCCGTGAACGGCGGCCTGTGCTGA
- a CDS encoding RidA family protein, whose protein sequence is MTIKRHDTKARMSRAVIHNGVAYLCGQVAGPEARQGDITEQTESMLARLDALLEEIGSDREHLLTATLYLKEGHDFAAMNAVWDAWVPEDHAPARTCVCAPMPADELRVEITVTALVKGG, encoded by the coding sequence ATGACCATTAAGCGCCATGACACCAAGGCCCGCATGAGCCGCGCCGTGATCCACAACGGCGTGGCCTACCTGTGCGGCCAGGTCGCCGGCCCCGAGGCCCGTCAGGGCGACATCACCGAGCAGACCGAGAGCATGCTGGCCCGGCTCGACGCCCTGCTCGAGGAGATCGGCTCGGATCGCGAGCACCTGCTCACCGCCACCCTCTACCTCAAGGAAGGCCACGACTTCGCGGCCATGAACGCCGTCTGGGATGCCTGGGTGCCGGAAGACCATGCCCCGGCACGCACCTGCGTCTGTGCGCCGATGCCCGCCGACGAGCTCCGGGTGGAGATCACCGTCACGGCCTTGGTAAAGGGCGGCTAG